The following coding sequences lie in one Takifugu flavidus isolate HTHZ2018 chromosome 4, ASM371156v2, whole genome shotgun sequence genomic window:
- the mst1rb gene encoding macrophage-stimulating protein receptor: protein MVHWTSQWWTCVWLQTLLAFTWTTSSTPAPSPVNFSVVYTMPFFQAGGPIQNIVNNSFYQEVYVASQNVIEAVNQSLEKVWELRTGPVGSPECKICDLCNTDKDPSFLEDTNNEVLLLDTLFMYLYTCGSSQYGVCYFHQLNSTGEPPSLSKCLYRKKSNSAAYCPDCVASSLGTKVTMVEEGQTVYFFVATTVNDSVTQRYGRKSLSVRRPLATEDGFYSDVRGLTVLPSLRNTYHIEYVYSFFTQEFVFFLSVQRESPDQESSPFQTRLGRLPRNEWEMKRYREVILECRFEPKRRRRTVGSEPYKDVVYNVVQAAHFGKAGRELAEELGAEEEDDILYGVFAVTDDNGVTEHDSALCAFPVDNVNKAIADGVDDCCQSGPEQLSRGLCHFQPCESCPHESMENNATCRDQPTMVSKPYYRVDLFNRQMTDVLLTSLLVTTIENKTVAHIGTSTGRLLQLVLTRSSPIIFANYSLVENQRVSSIAAVYSSEYLLFVVGDKMIQVPQRGPGCQHFLTCAVCLTAPKFMGCGWCSGVCSWESDCDHHWRNDSCPPGITGFFPRTAPPDGQTELTVFGWEFQSPLRPAITSRTHQVRLGQTACTVLPAKSNNSHLVCKIRIGTMELFRPVNITVEVHEDKAEGRYSIDGKAEMSGFTFVIPNITEIQPNYGPRIGGTLITVTGSHLDSGKTRKVTLNEVLCPIKRVTQPKGNVSSIICLSQHISEVRDVPLSVFIDKSPILTTKVFYYKENPTITAVLPDCSFDRGSKIVIEGENLDSVYRTIVRFKPNESHLKPVTRECVGNSSPTKMECFTPEFPRDETEEGELSFDMDGALGLWNKEFSYHPYGQPIPFETEGHVLSLYPGFDEVSLHHQKLNLVSSCMTIVMTMAGVNCDAKVLDNEITCRIPKNMSIPSEGLPVKISINGQIHNVGTVVRVSNHYMVGIVLGILAALVAGAVLAFLVMKHLRKKKKAMMIENRLSQTATRSGANNVEMMPVGDYRRVATLNPPTPLSGSAGFPSLAYATGSIDPTLTPLIPPDKISISNFRPELLEEVKDVLIPAEMLVVQHHRIIGKGHFGTVYHGYFADCNSREIHCAVKSLNRITDAEEVEQFLKEGIIMKGFHHCNVLSLLGILLPQEGLPLVVLPYMKHGDLRHFIRCDKRNPTVKDLIGFGLQVATGMEYLAQKKFVHRDLAARNCMLDESYTVKVADFGMARDVLDKEYYSVQNHRKAKLPVKWMAIESLQTQKFTSKSDVWSFGVLIWEMLTRGASPYPDVDPYDITHYLLRGRRLPQPQFCPDPLYRIMLQCWDPDPELRPSFATLVSAVSVILSNLEGEHYISLNVTYVNLDHAALTYPALTESADEYDSTDAEDSGSASS, encoded by the exons ATGGTCCACTGGACCTCACAGTGGTGGACATGCGTCTGGCTTCAGACCCTGCTGGCCTTCACCtggaccacctcctccacaccggCGCCCAGCCCAGTCAACTTCTCTGTGGTTTACACCATGCCTTTCTTCCAAGCGGGAGGCCCCATCCAGAACATAGTCAACAACTCCTTTTACCAGGAGGTTTATGTGGCTTCTCAGAATGTGATCGAAGCTGTCAACCAGAGTTTGGAGAAGGTATGGGAGCTCCGCACCGGGCCGGTGGGAAGCCCTGAGTGTAAGATATGTGATTTATGCAACACAGACAAGGATCCCAGCTTCTTAGAGGACACAAACAATGAAGTTTTGCTGCTGGATACTCTGTTTATGTATTTGTACACTTGTGGAAGCTCTCAGTATGGCGTTTGCTATTTCCACCAACTTAACTCGACCGGAGAGCCGCCGTCTCTGTCCAAGTGTTTGTATCGAAAGAAATCAAACTCTGCTGCCTACTGTCCCGACTGTGTGGCCAGTTCTCTGGGCACCAAGGTCACGATGGTCGAAGAAGGTCAGACGGTCTACTTCTTTGTTGCCACCACCGTCAACGACAGTGTGACGCAACGCTACGGAAGGAAGTCCTTGTCAGTGCGCCGACCACTGGCCACGGAGGACGGCTTCTACAGCGATGTGCGTGGCCTCACCGTCCTCCCAAGCTTGAGGAATACTTATCATATCGAATATGTCTACAGCTTCTTCACCCAggagtttgtcttttttctgtCGGTTCAAAGAGAGAGCCCCGATCAGGAGTCATCTCCGTTTCAGACCCGCCTGGGCCGTCTCCCCCGGAATGAATGGGAGATGAAGCGGTACCGTGAGGTGATCTTGGAGTGCCGGTTTGAACCAAAACGCAGGAGGAGGACTGTGGGTAGTGAACCCTATAAAGATGTGGTCTACAATGTGGTCCAGGCAGCCCACTTTGGCAAAGCAGGAAGGGAGCTGGCAGAGGAGttgggggcagaggaggaggatgatatCCTCTATGGGGTGTTTGCTGTTACAGATGACAATGGTGTTACCGAACACGACTCGGCCCTTTGCGCCTTCCCCGTGGACAACGTGAACAAAGCCATCGCAGACGGTGTGGACGACTGCTGCCAGTCTGGGCCAGAGCAGCTCTCCAGGGGGCTCTGCCATTTCCAGCCTTGTGAGAGCTGCCCACACGAG AGCATGGAGAACAACGCCACCTGCAGAGACCAGCCCACCATGGTGTCAAAGCCGTACTACAGGGTGGATCTCTTCAACAGGCAGATGACAGACGTCCTGCTCACGTCTCTACTGGTCACCACCATTGAGAACAAGACGGTCGCCCATATCGGCACCTCCACTGGACGCCTGCTACAG CTTGTTCTAACAAGATCCAGCCCCATTATCTTTGCTAATTACTCTCTTGTGGAGAACCAGAGGGTCTCATCGATCGCTGCTGTTTACTCATCAGAGTATCTTCTCTTTGTGGTTGGAGACAAG ATGATCCAAGTGCCCCAGAGAGGACCAGGCTGCCAGCACTTCCTCACCTGTGCCGTGTGCCTGACGGCGCCTAAGTTCATGGGCTGTGGCTGGTGCTCTGGCGTGTGTTCCTGGGAGAGCGACTGCGACCATCACTGGAGGAATGATTCCTGTCCTCCTGGAATCACGGGG TTCTTCCCCCGGACTGCTCCTCCTGACGGTCAGACAGAGCTGACGGTGTTCGGTTGGGAGTTTCAGTCCCCTTTGAGACCTGCCATCACTTCCAGAACCCACCAAGTGCGACTGGGACAAACCGCCTGCACCGTGCTTCCTGCCAAAAGCAATAACAGCCA TCTGGTTTGTAAGATTCGCATAGGGACGATGGAGCTGTTCAGACCCGTCAACATAACAGTCGAAGTGCACGAGGACAAAGCGGAGGGACGCTACTCTATTGACGGGAAGGCGGAAATGTCGGGATTCACATTTGTG ATACCCAACATCACTGAAATCCAGCCCAATTACGGGCCCCGTATTGGGGGAACACTCATCACAGTGACTGGATCACACCTGGATTCTGGGAAGACCAGGAAGGTCACGCTCAATGAAGTGCTTTGTCCGATAAAGAG AGTCACGCAGCCCAAAGGCAACGTGTCCTCCATCATTTGTCTGTCCCAGCACATCTCAGAGGTCAGGGATGTTCCGCTGAGCGTCTTCATCGACAAGTCCCCCATTCTTACCACAAAGGTGTTTTATTATAAAGAAAACCCAACGATCACAGCCGTCCTGCCCGACTGTAGCTTTGATAG GGGTTCGAAGATTGTGATTGAGGGGGAGAACCTGGACTCTGTTTATCGCACTATCGTCCGCTTCAAACCCAATGAGAGCCATTTAAAGCCTGTGACAAGG GAGTGTGTTGGGAATTCCTCTCCAACGAAGATGGAGTGTTTCACGCCAGAGTTTCCCAGGGACGAGACGGAGGAAGGAGAGCTTTCCTTCGACATGGACGGGGCTTTGGGACTTTGGAATAAGGAGTTTTCCTACCACCCCTACGGCCAGCCCATACCGTTTGAAACAGAGGGACACGTGCTGAGTTTGTACCCGGGGTTTGATGAAGTATCGCTACAT CATCAGAAGCTGAATCTGGTGAGCTCCTGCATGACCATCGTCATGACCATGGCTGGTGTCAACTGTGATGCTAAAGTCCTGGACAATGAGATCACCTGCAGGATCCCCAAAAACATGAGCATCCCCAGTGAAGGGCTGCCAGTGAAG ATTTCCATCAATGGCCAGATCCACAACGTGGGCACGGTGGTGAGGGTCAGCAACCACTACATGGTGGGCATCGTCCTGGGGATCCTGGCTGCTCTGGTGGCAGGGGCGGTGCTGGCCTTTCTGGTCATGAAGCAcctcaggaagaagaagaaag CTATGATGATAGAGAACCGGCTGTCACAAACTGCCACCCGCTCCGGTGCCAATAATGTAGAGATGATGCCTGTTGGAGACTACAGAAGAG TGGCGACCCTGAATCCTCCCACGCCCCTGTCTGGATCGGCGGGCTTCCCAAGCTTGGCTTATGCTACTGGCAGCATCGATCCCACTCTCACCCCTCTCATTCCCCCAGACAAAATCTCCATCTCAAATTTTAGGCCGGAATTGTTGGAAGAGGTGAAAGATGTTCTAATTCCTGCAGAGATGCTTGTTGTGCAGCACCATCGAATCATAGGAAAAG GTCATTTCGGAACTGTCTATCACGGCTACTTTGCAGACTGCAACAGCAGAGAAATCCACTGTGCTGTCAAGTCTTTAAATA GAATAACAGATGCGGAGGAAGTGGAGCAGTTCCTGAAGGAGGGCATCATCATGAAGGGCTTCCATCACTGTAACGTGCTCTCTCTTCTCGGGATCCTTCTGCCTCAAGAAgggctccctctagtggtgcTGCCCTACATGAAACACGGGGACCTGCGGCACTTCATCCGCTGTGATaagagg AACCCTACTGTGAAGGATCTGATCGGCTTCGGGCTGCAGGTTGCCACGGGAATGGAATATTTGGCCCAGAAGAAATTTGTGCACAGAGATCTCGCTGCACGCAACTGCAT GCTGGACGAGTCGTACACGGTCAAGGTGGCAGACTTTGGCATGGCCAGGGATGTTTTGGACAAAGAGTATTACAGCGTTCAGAATCACAGGAAGGCGAAGCTGCCCGTCAAGTGGATGGCCATCGAGAGTCTACAGACCCAAAAATTCACCTCCAAATCAGATGTG TGGTCCTTTGGTGTTCTGATATGGGAGATGCTGACCAGAGGAGCGAGTCCCTACCCAGACGTGGACCCATATGATATAACACATTACCTCCTGAGGGGCAGGAGGCTTCCGCAGCCTCAGTTCTGCCCTGACCCTCT GTATCGCATCATGCTGCAGTGCTGGGACCCCGATCCAGAGCTCAGACCCAGTTTTGCTACTTTAGTGTCAGCTGTGTCCGTCATTCTGTCCAATCTGGAGGGAGAACACTACATCAGCCTGAATGTGACCTACGTCAACCTGGACCACGCGGCCCTAACCTACCCCGCCCTCACCGAGTCCGCTGACGAGTACGACTCCACGGATGCTGAGGATTCTGGATCGGCGTCTTCCtga
- the mon1a gene encoding vacuolar fusion protein MON1 homolog A isoform X2 gives MDGEAQNESVACEKATLAPVDHLRSNRAESPMPGLVEGTEPGAVQKSAFFAHAQSFEDLTAEAEEKAEQEGVVEDSGQTEDDLQVLVGERTITEQRAQDVSPQSRSKEEDMSSEAWRSHRKHVFVLSEAGKPIYTRYGSEEALSSTMGVMMALVSFVESDKNTIRSIHADGCKVVFLAKSPLVLVGVSQTYQSDKELLRELQYIYYQIVSLLTLTQLNHIFKNKQNYDLRRLLAGSEYLTDNLLHRLDRDPGLLLSAVTCLPLSNSVRDVVSSSLQAAKAKNLVFSILLAGDRLVTLVRKKDQFLHHIDLHLVMNLVGSSSSFREGEGWTPICLPKFNTAGFFHAHISYLESASELCLILVSTDREDFFNMSDCKQRFLERLTKRSAYQALKEALKCPSYSVEQVGIPELRHFLYKSKSSGLYTSPEFPELYQSDEEQERLMGLYQDLHSHLHHPVRPLRFFYRCTNKENLLAWVTNGFQLYLCFSPLGTKAMAVSAVNKLLKWIRKEEDRLFILSPLTY, from the exons ATGGATGGAGAAGCCCAAAATGAATCTGTGGCATGCGAGAAAGCAACTCTGGCTCCTGTGGACCACCTGCGCTCCAACAGGGCGGAGAGCCCCATGCCAGGTCTGGTAGAGGGAACCGAACCAG GTGCTGTTCAGAAGAGTGCGTTTTTTGCTCATGCACAGTCTTTTGAAGATCTCACTGCTGAGGCTGAGGAAAAAGCTGAGCAAGAAGGTGTTGTGGAGGATTCAGGACAGACTGAAGATGATCTTCAGGTGCTAGTGGGAGAGAGAACCATCACTGAGCAGCGCGCCCAAGATGTTTCTCCACAGAGTAGATCTAAGGAGGAAGACATGTCCAGTGAGGCCTGGAGAAGCCACAGAAAACATGTGTTTGTCCTGAGTGAAGCGGGAAAGCCAATCTACACCCGCTATGGCTCAGAGGAGGCTCTGTCCAGCACCATGGGGGTGATGATGGCCCTTGTGTCCTTTGTTGAGTCTGATAAGAACACAATTCGTTCCATCCATGCAG ATGGCTGCAAAGTGGTTTTCCTCGCCAAGAGTCCTCTGGTCCTGGTGGGCGTATCACAAACCTATCAGTCAGACAAGGAGTTGCTGCGGGAGCTGCAGTACATCTACTACCAGATCGTCAGTCTGCTCACCCTCACTCAGCTCAATCACATCTTTAAGAACAAACAGAACTATGACCTGCGTCGCCTGCTCGCCGGCTCTGAGTACCTCACTGACAACCTCCTGCACCGGCTAGACCGGGACCCCGGTCTGCTGCTCAGCGCCGTCacctgcctgcctctctctaATTCTGTCAGAGATGTGGTCTCCTCGAGCCTGCAGGCAGCTAAAGCCAAAAATCTGGTGTTCTCTATACTTTTGGCCGGGGACCGCCTGGTTACACTGGTGAGAAAAAAGGACCAGTTCCTTCACCACATAGACTTGCATCTAGTCATGAACCTCGTAGGTTCTTCCTCATCCTTTCGAGAGGGTGAGGGATGGACCCCCATCTGTCTGCCTAAGTTCAACACTGCTGGATTTTTCCACGCTCATATTTCTTACCTGGAGTCTGCATCTGAACTCTGCCTCATCCTGGTCTCAACTGACCGGGAGGACTTTTTTAACATGTCCGACTGCAAGCAAAGGTTCCTGGAGAGGTTAACCAAGCGCAGTGCCTACCAGGCCTTGAAGGAGGCACTGAAATGTCCCAGCTATTCTGTGGAGCAGGTCGGTATTCCAGAGCTCAGGCACTTCCTGTACAAATCAAAGAGCTCAGGATTGTACACAAG CCCAGAGTTTCCTGAGCTGTATCAGTCTGATGAAGAGCAGGAACGGCTGATGGGATTGTATCAGGATCTTCACAGTCACCTGCATCATCCAGTCAGGCCTCTCCGCTTCTTCTACCGCTGCACGAACAAAGAGAACCTGCTAGCATGG GTGACCAATGGCTTCCAACTCTACCTCTGCTTCAGTCCACTGGGGACCAAGGCGATGGCTGTCTCTGCTGTCAACAAACTGCTGAAGTggatcaggaaggaggaggatcGACTCTTCATCCTGAGCCCTCTGACGTACTGA
- the mon1a gene encoding vacuolar fusion protein MON1 homolog A isoform X1, with protein sequence MKVMDGEAQNESVACEKATLAPVDHLRSNRAESPMPGLVEGTEPGAVQKSAFFAHAQSFEDLTAEAEEKAEQEGVVEDSGQTEDDLQVLVGERTITEQRAQDVSPQSRSKEEDMSSEAWRSHRKHVFVLSEAGKPIYTRYGSEEALSSTMGVMMALVSFVESDKNTIRSIHADGCKVVFLAKSPLVLVGVSQTYQSDKELLRELQYIYYQIVSLLTLTQLNHIFKNKQNYDLRRLLAGSEYLTDNLLHRLDRDPGLLLSAVTCLPLSNSVRDVVSSSLQAAKAKNLVFSILLAGDRLVTLVRKKDQFLHHIDLHLVMNLVGSSSSFREGEGWTPICLPKFNTAGFFHAHISYLESASELCLILVSTDREDFFNMSDCKQRFLERLTKRSAYQALKEALKCPSYSVEQVGIPELRHFLYKSKSSGLYTSPEFPELYQSDEEQERLMGLYQDLHSHLHHPVRPLRFFYRCTNKENLLAWVTNGFQLYLCFSPLGTKAMAVSAVNKLLKWIRKEEDRLFILSPLTY encoded by the exons ATGAAAG TAATGGATGGAGAAGCCCAAAATGAATCTGTGGCATGCGAGAAAGCAACTCTGGCTCCTGTGGACCACCTGCGCTCCAACAGGGCGGAGAGCCCCATGCCAGGTCTGGTAGAGGGAACCGAACCAG GTGCTGTTCAGAAGAGTGCGTTTTTTGCTCATGCACAGTCTTTTGAAGATCTCACTGCTGAGGCTGAGGAAAAAGCTGAGCAAGAAGGTGTTGTGGAGGATTCAGGACAGACTGAAGATGATCTTCAGGTGCTAGTGGGAGAGAGAACCATCACTGAGCAGCGCGCCCAAGATGTTTCTCCACAGAGTAGATCTAAGGAGGAAGACATGTCCAGTGAGGCCTGGAGAAGCCACAGAAAACATGTGTTTGTCCTGAGTGAAGCGGGAAAGCCAATCTACACCCGCTATGGCTCAGAGGAGGCTCTGTCCAGCACCATGGGGGTGATGATGGCCCTTGTGTCCTTTGTTGAGTCTGATAAGAACACAATTCGTTCCATCCATGCAG ATGGCTGCAAAGTGGTTTTCCTCGCCAAGAGTCCTCTGGTCCTGGTGGGCGTATCACAAACCTATCAGTCAGACAAGGAGTTGCTGCGGGAGCTGCAGTACATCTACTACCAGATCGTCAGTCTGCTCACCCTCACTCAGCTCAATCACATCTTTAAGAACAAACAGAACTATGACCTGCGTCGCCTGCTCGCCGGCTCTGAGTACCTCACTGACAACCTCCTGCACCGGCTAGACCGGGACCCCGGTCTGCTGCTCAGCGCCGTCacctgcctgcctctctctaATTCTGTCAGAGATGTGGTCTCCTCGAGCCTGCAGGCAGCTAAAGCCAAAAATCTGGTGTTCTCTATACTTTTGGCCGGGGACCGCCTGGTTACACTGGTGAGAAAAAAGGACCAGTTCCTTCACCACATAGACTTGCATCTAGTCATGAACCTCGTAGGTTCTTCCTCATCCTTTCGAGAGGGTGAGGGATGGACCCCCATCTGTCTGCCTAAGTTCAACACTGCTGGATTTTTCCACGCTCATATTTCTTACCTGGAGTCTGCATCTGAACTCTGCCTCATCCTGGTCTCAACTGACCGGGAGGACTTTTTTAACATGTCCGACTGCAAGCAAAGGTTCCTGGAGAGGTTAACCAAGCGCAGTGCCTACCAGGCCTTGAAGGAGGCACTGAAATGTCCCAGCTATTCTGTGGAGCAGGTCGGTATTCCAGAGCTCAGGCACTTCCTGTACAAATCAAAGAGCTCAGGATTGTACACAAG CCCAGAGTTTCCTGAGCTGTATCAGTCTGATGAAGAGCAGGAACGGCTGATGGGATTGTATCAGGATCTTCACAGTCACCTGCATCATCCAGTCAGGCCTCTCCGCTTCTTCTACCGCTGCACGAACAAAGAGAACCTGCTAGCATGG GTGACCAATGGCTTCCAACTCTACCTCTGCTTCAGTCCACTGGGGACCAAGGCGATGGCTGTCTCTGCTGTCAACAAACTGCTGAAGTggatcaggaaggaggaggatcGACTCTTCATCCTGAGCCCTCTGACGTACTGA